In Populus nigra chromosome 1, ddPopNigr1.1, whole genome shotgun sequence, one genomic interval encodes:
- the LOC133678011 gene encoding probable polygalacturonase yields MELWTSARRSKVIDVRGLLGVLVLFYTVGVESRKSVKWDYFEYAALSCRAHSASVSDFGGVGDGTTANTKAFQAAIDHLSQFSTEGGSILYVPPGRWLTGSFNLTSYFTLYLDKDAVLLASQDESEYPLIEPLPSYGRGRDADGARYSSLIFGNNLTDVIITGANGTIDGQGELWWTKFRAGELKYTRPYLIEIMFSTNIQISNLTLINSPSWNVHPVYCSNVVVQGLTILAPVRSPNTDGINPDSCTNTRIEDCYIVSGDDCVAVKSGWDEYGISFGMPTKQLVIRRLTCISPTSAVIALGSEMSGGIEDVRAEDITAIDSESGVRIKTAVGRGGYVKDIYVRGMTLKTMKWVFWMTGNYGSHPDNNYDPNAIPVIQNINYRDVVAENVTMAAKLEGIAGDPFTGICISNVTIGLAQNSKKLQWNCTDVAGITSEVNPKPCALLPDQGPGKIGGCNFPEDSLPVENMEVQTCSFFRKHHW; encoded by the exons ATGGAGTTGTGGACAAGTGCAAGAAGATCTAAG GTGATTGATGTCCGAGGACTACTTGGTGTTTTGGTACTTTTTTATACAGTTGGTGTCGAGAGCAGAAAATCTGTGAAGTGGGATTATTTTGAGTATGCAGCTTTAAGTTGCAGGGCTCATAGTGCTTCAGTATCAGATTTTGGAGGTGTTGGAGATGGAACAACTGCAAACACAAAGGCTTTTCAAGCTGCAATTGATCATTTGAGCCAGTTCTCAACAGAAGGTGGATCCATACTCTATGTTCCTCCAGGAAGATGGTTGACTGGAAGTTTCAATCTTACTAGTTATTTCACTCTTTATCTTGACAAAGATGCTGTCCTTCTTGCTTCTCAG GATGAAAGTGAATATCCACTGATAGAGCCCCTACCATCCTATGGTAGAGGAAGAGATGCAGATGGTGCAAGGTATAGCAGTCTCATTTTTGGAAACAACCTCACAGATGTTATAATAACAG GAGCCAACGGCACTATTGATGGTCAGGGTGAACTCTGGTGGACAAAATTTCGTGCCGGAGAGCTTAAATACACCAGGCCTTACCTGATAGAAATCATGTTCTCTACTAACATTCAGATATCCAATCTTACATTGATCAATTCCCCATCATGGAATGTTCATCCTGTTTATTGCAG CAATGTTGTAGTTCAAGGCTTGACAATTCTTGCACCAGTGAGGTCTCCAAATACTGATGGGATCAATCCAG ATTCTTGCACAAATACCAGAATTGAGGACTGTTACATTGTCTCCGGAGATGATTGTGTGGCTGTTAAGAGTGGTTGGGATGAGTATGGTATTTCTTTCGGGATGCCTACAAAGCAGCTTGTGATCAGAAGGCTGACATGCATTTCACCCACCAGTGCAGTGATTGCACTGGGGAGTGAGATGTCTGGGGGGATTGAGGATGTCAGGGCAGAAGACATCACAGCTATTGATTCAGAATCAGGTGTTAGGATCAAAACTGCAGTAGGAAGAGGAGGTTACGTAAAAGACATATATGTAAGAGGGATGACATTGAAAACAATGAAATGGGTATTTTGGATGACAGGAAATTATGGTTCTCACCCTGACAACAACTATGACCCCAATGCAATTCCTGTGATTCAGAATATTAATTACCGAGACGTGGTTGCTGAAAATGTGACAATGGCAGCTAAATTAGAGGGCATTGCTGGTGATCCCTTTACTGGAATCTGCATATCTAATGTGACCATTGGACTCGCACAAAATTCAAAGAAACTTCAGTGGAACTGCACTGATGTTGCAGGGATTACAAGTGAAGTGAATCCAAAACCTTGTGCTCTGTTACCAGACCAGGGACCAGGTAAGATTGGAGGATGCAATTTTCCAGAAGATAGCCTGCCAGTTGAGAATATGGAGGTTCAGACGTGCTCCTTCTTTAGGAAGCATCATTGGTGA